The proteins below come from a single Edaphobacter acidisoli genomic window:
- a CDS encoding phosphatidate cytidylyltransferase: protein MKRVITAVILITAVLALIFFGKLWMLTLFAAIIAELAAYEYLQLAAIGAETNGAKLRIPFWWMAIATALAFIVTLPNFPVEDQLPVLSALTLVLFLWNGFRAPLNQVLPDTAQGLFGLIYIAYPLTLIPLLWSKENGPTLVLFLMLCVWVGDTAALYVGRAFGKRKLAPRLSPGKTWAGSLASIAGSVLIAFALAEAASALNAHGSVVLHISEPLWQTLVLAAILNIAAQLGDLLESAIKRGAGVKDSGTMLPGHGGILDRIDALLVAAPVLWFALLLKDYFGLGRF, encoded by the coding sequence CCCTCATCTTCTTCGGCAAGCTCTGGATGCTCACCCTCTTCGCCGCCATCATCGCCGAGCTGGCCGCCTACGAATACCTCCAGCTCGCAGCCATCGGCGCTGAGACCAACGGCGCCAAGCTCCGCATCCCGTTTTGGTGGATGGCCATCGCCACCGCGCTCGCCTTCATCGTCACGCTGCCCAACTTCCCCGTCGAAGATCAGCTCCCCGTCCTCAGCGCGCTCACACTCGTTCTCTTCCTGTGGAATGGCTTCCGCGCTCCACTCAATCAGGTCCTGCCCGACACCGCACAAGGACTCTTCGGCCTCATCTACATCGCCTATCCACTCACGCTCATCCCGCTGCTCTGGAGCAAGGAGAACGGTCCCACACTCGTCCTCTTCCTCATGCTCTGCGTCTGGGTCGGCGACACCGCCGCACTCTACGTTGGCCGCGCCTTCGGCAAGCGCAAACTCGCCCCGCGCCTTAGCCCCGGCAAAACCTGGGCCGGCTCCCTCGCTTCCATCGCCGGCAGCGTCCTCATCGCCTTCGCACTCGCCGAAGCCGCCAGCGCACTCAACGCCCACGGCAGCGTCGTACTGCACATCTCCGAGCCACTCTGGCAGACACTCGTTCTCGCCGCCATCCTCAATATCGCCGCCCAACTCGGCGACCTGCTCGAATCAGCCATCAAGCGCGGAGCAGGCGTCAAAGACTCCGGCACCATGCTTCCCGGCCACGGAGGCATCCTCGACCGCATCGACGCCCTCCTCGTCGCCGCCCCAGTCCTCTGGTTCGCCCTGCTTCTCAAGGACTACTTCGGCCTCGGCCGCTTCTAA